One stretch of Bacteroidota bacterium DNA includes these proteins:
- the pnp gene encoding polyribonucleotide nucleotidyltransferase — MIVKKSVQIGNYTLEFETGRFAKQADGAVMIRYADTMVLATVVAAKEPKPGMDYFPLQVEFREKMSAAGKIPGGYLKREGRPSDKEILSARLIDRPIRPMFPENYNCDTQIVVTVYSSDQQNDADVLGACAASAALMISDSPFDGPIAEVRVGRLNGEFILNPTFTELELSDMDVTVAGTASSILMVEGESREISEKDMLAALAFGHEAIKKICQVQIEFATEVKKAKRIVVPKSYDPALLSEVETLATEQLRTAANTVSAKEERADRRNQIVTGVLEALKEKFPEQDGVIKEIIHDIEKREMREMILGKKKRLDGRGLADVRQITIETAVLPRAHGSALFTRGETQSLTTVTLGTKDDEQKTDGLIEFQPRRFMLHYNFPPFSVGEVGRLGNTGRREIGHGNLAERALKNLIAGEKEFPYTLRIVSDILESNGSSSMATVCAGSLALFDAGVPLKKACAGIAMGLVKEGDRVAILSDILGDEDHLGDMDFKVAGTVDGITAFQMDIKIQGITLEIMATALEQAKAGRLHKLEKMNASIDKPKPALSSYAPRFTSIKIPTDLIGSVIGPGGKMIRSIVADSGATSINIEDDGTIQIAATSQEASDKALALINAITAVPEPGKIYKATIKRIMDFGAFAEILPGKEGLIHISQLDTKRVAKVSDVVKVGDTFDVKLLEIDEKGRMNLSRKALMTPEKKDPVPEPETK; from the coding sequence ATGATAGTAAAAAAGAGCGTCCAGATCGGGAATTACACACTGGAATTTGAAACAGGTCGTTTTGCAAAACAAGCAGATGGTGCCGTAATGATCCGATACGCCGATACCATGGTCCTTGCGACCGTTGTTGCGGCAAAGGAACCGAAACCCGGAATGGATTATTTCCCGTTACAGGTTGAATTTCGTGAAAAAATGTCTGCCGCAGGAAAAATTCCGGGCGGATATTTGAAACGCGAAGGAAGACCGTCGGATAAAGAAATTCTTTCTGCTCGATTGATCGATCGCCCTATTCGCCCGATGTTTCCTGAAAATTATAACTGCGACACACAGATTGTTGTTACGGTGTATTCATCGGATCAGCAAAATGACGCCGATGTTCTTGGTGCATGCGCTGCTTCGGCTGCGTTGATGATTTCTGATTCACCGTTTGATGGACCGATCGCAGAAGTCCGCGTAGGACGGTTGAATGGCGAATTCATTTTGAATCCTACCTTCACTGAACTTGAATTGAGCGACATGGATGTAACTGTTGCCGGCACAGCAAGTTCCATTTTGATGGTTGAAGGGGAATCAAGAGAGATTTCCGAAAAGGATATGCTCGCTGCATTAGCTTTTGGACATGAAGCAATCAAAAAGATCTGCCAAGTTCAAATAGAATTTGCTACCGAAGTGAAAAAAGCGAAACGAATTGTTGTCCCAAAATCGTATGACCCTGCACTGTTGTCAGAAGTTGAAACGCTTGCAACTGAGCAGCTGCGAACAGCAGCGAACACCGTTTCTGCTAAAGAAGAACGTGCAGACCGTAGAAATCAGATCGTCACCGGTGTTCTGGAAGCGTTGAAAGAAAAATTCCCCGAACAAGATGGTGTTATTAAAGAAATCATCCACGACATTGAAAAACGTGAAATGCGGGAAATGATTCTCGGTAAAAAGAAACGGCTCGACGGCCGCGGTTTGGCAGATGTTCGCCAGATCACGATTGAAACAGCTGTTCTGCCGCGAGCACACGGTTCCGCGTTGTTTACGCGCGGTGAAACCCAATCCCTTACGACCGTGACTCTCGGAACAAAAGATGATGAACAAAAAACTGATGGCTTGATTGAATTCCAGCCGCGTCGTTTCATGTTGCATTATAATTTTCCCCCATTCAGTGTCGGCGAAGTTGGACGTTTGGGAAATACCGGTCGCCGCGAAATTGGTCATGGAAATTTGGCAGAACGTGCGTTGAAAAATCTCATCGCTGGTGAAAAAGAATTTCCGTACACGCTTCGTATCGTTTCCGATATTCTTGAGTCAAACGGATCCTCATCCATGGCAACTGTTTGCGCCGGTTCACTGGCATTGTTTGATGCGGGTGTTCCGTTGAAAAAAGCATGCGCCGGTATTGCTATGGGTCTTGTGAAAGAAGGAGATCGTGTTGCCATTCTCAGCGACATTCTTGGCGATGAAGATCATCTCGGCGATATGGATTTCAAGGTCGCTGGAACAGTCGACGGAATCACTGCGTTCCAGATGGATATCAAGATCCAAGGCATTACACTTGAGATCATGGCAACTGCATTGGAACAAGCAAAAGCTGGTCGTTTGCACAAATTGGAAAAAATGAATGCTTCCATAGACAAACCGAAACCGGCGTTAAGCTCGTATGCACCTCGGTTTACTTCCATCAAAATTCCGACAGATCTTATCGGTTCGGTCATTGGACCGGGCGGAAAAATGATTCGCAGCATCGTTGCAGATTCCGGAGCGACTTCAATCAATATTGAAGACGACGGTACCATTCAAATTGCTGCAACATCGCAGGAAGCCAGCGACAAAGCCCTTGCGTTGATCAATGCAATCACTGCTGTGCCGGAACCCGGCAAGATCTACAAAGCGACAATTAAACGCATTATGGACTTCGGTGCTTTTGCAGAAATTCTTCCCGGAAAAGAAGGACTGATTCACATTTCACAGCTTGATACGAAACGTGTTGCAAAAGTATCAGACGTTGTGAAAGTTGGCGATACGTTTGATGTGAAACTTCTCGAGATTGATGAAAAGGGAAGAATGAACTTGAGCCGTAAAGCCTTAATGACCCCGGAAAAGAAAGACCCTGTTCCGGAACCGGAAACGAAATAA
- the truB gene encoding tRNA pseudouridine(55) synthase TruB produces the protein MWEHAGEKQALDLEAGEIILVNKPLNWTSFDIVARIRAMFEIKKIGHAGTLDPRATGLLILCTGKMTKKIDQFIGWEKEYTGLIEIGAVTKSFDTETEVIEQKDFNAVTKDEVEQILKSFLGVQQQLPPMYSAIKKNGRRLYKDARKGKEVERATREISIKEFEMTSFDPPHIGFRVVCSKGTYVRTLANDIGVKLGCGAYLKQLHRTRIGQFSVNDALPVEQLHLLEQKIHTKAALV, from the coding sequence ATGTGGGAGCATGCCGGGGAGAAGCAGGCTCTAGATCTTGAAGCGGGTGAGATTATTCTTGTAAATAAACCTTTAAATTGGACATCGTTTGATATTGTAGCAAGAATACGTGCAATGTTTGAGATCAAAAAAATTGGCCATGCCGGTACATTGGATCCAAGAGCAACAGGGTTATTGATCTTGTGCACAGGAAAAATGACCAAAAAAATTGACCAGTTCATCGGTTGGGAAAAGGAATATACTGGTCTTATTGAAATCGGTGCTGTTACAAAAAGCTTTGATACAGAGACAGAAGTCATTGAACAGAAAGATTTTAATGCTGTTACTAAAGATGAAGTAGAGCAAATATTGAAATCATTTTTAGGTGTTCAACAACAACTTCCACCCATGTATTCAGCTATCAAAAAGAACGGCAGACGCTTGTATAAAGATGCTCGTAAGGGAAAAGAAGTGGAGAGGGCAACAAGAGAAATTTCTATTAAAGAGTTTGAAATGACTTCATTTGATCCTCCACATATCGGTTTTCGAGTTGTCTGTTCCAAAGGGACTTATGTTCGAACGTTGGCAAATGATATTGGAGTAAAGCTTGGTTGCGGTGCTTATCTAAAACAATTGCATCGTACACGTATCGGTCAATTTAGCGTTAATGATGCTTTGCCGGTAGAACAACTGCATTTATTGGAACAGAAAATTCATACGAAAGCTGCCCTTGTATGA
- the rpsO gene encoding 30S ribosomal protein S15 translates to MAITKEQKNEFVKKFGKGANDTGLPEVQIAILTANINSLSEHFEKFKKDNHSRVGLLRMVGKRRRLLDYLMKKDIERYRKIIGELSIRK, encoded by the coding sequence ATGGCTATCACAAAAGAACAAAAGAACGAATTCGTTAAAAAATTTGGTAAAGGTGCCAACGACACCGGTTTGCCTGAAGTGCAAATTGCAATTCTCACGGCAAACATCAATTCACTCTCTGAACACTTTGAGAAATTCAAAAAGGATAATCACTCGCGAGTCGGTTTACTTCGCATGGTCGGTAAACGCCGCCGTCTACTCGATTATCTGATGAAAAAAGATATTGAACGTTATAGAAAGATCATTGGCGAATTAAGTATTCGTAAATAA
- the aroA gene encoding 3-phosphoshikimate 1-carboxyvinyltransferase produces MDKIVSQATSLQGTISVPGDKSISHRSVMIGALAEGVTEITGFLNAADPLSTISCFQSLGINHSFEGEKLFIHGKGLHGLKQSASMLDAGNSGTTIRLMSGILAGQKFSTQISGDQYLVKRPMKRIIDPLMKMGAKISATDKFTAPLTIHPVEKLKAIDYELPIASAQVKSAVLFAGLFADGTTRVIEHEPSRDHTERMLNLVPEHKDGKTFISIKGGTMFHARPFAVPGDPSSAAFFIVAALIVPNSEIMISNVGLNPSRIGFLKILRQMGGNISIENERIVGGEPLGDLVVKSSSLKTDFILNGEIIPNLIDEIPILSIAAAFASGTFEVRDAHDLRNKETDRIAAVCFNLRKMGIDVQEHQDGFAFDSKKDLLSSEFDSFDDHRIAMAFGIASLALKKESKIINAECVSISFPTFWETVHSLQR; encoded by the coding sequence ATGGATAAGATAGTTTCACAAGCAACATCCTTACAGGGAACAATTTCTGTTCCCGGTGATAAATCAATCTCTCATCGTTCCGTGATGATCGGCGCGCTTGCAGAAGGCGTTACAGAAATCACTGGCTTTCTTAACGCGGCAGATCCATTAAGCACTATTTCATGCTTTCAATCGTTGGGAATTAATCATTCATTTGAAGGGGAGAAATTGTTTATCCATGGCAAAGGTCTGCATGGTTTGAAACAATCCGCTTCAATGCTTGATGCGGGAAATTCTGGCACAACCATTCGGCTCATGTCTGGAATCTTAGCAGGACAAAAATTCTCAACACAAATATCCGGGGATCAATATCTCGTTAAACGTCCGATGAAAAGAATCATCGATCCACTGATGAAAATGGGAGCAAAGATCTCTGCAACCGATAAATTTACCGCACCTCTTACCATTCACCCGGTTGAAAAACTCAAGGCAATTGATTATGAACTTCCGATAGCGAGCGCGCAAGTGAAGTCCGCAGTGCTGTTTGCTGGATTGTTTGCTGATGGTACTACACGGGTGATCGAACATGAACCTTCTCGCGATCATACTGAAAGGATGTTAAATTTAGTTCCTGAGCATAAAGATGGAAAAACATTTATCTCCATTAAAGGGGGAACAATGTTTCACGCTCGACCATTTGCTGTTCCCGGAGATCCCTCTTCCGCAGCATTTTTTATCGTTGCAGCTTTAATCGTTCCAAATTCCGAGATCATGATATCGAACGTTGGATTGAATCCTTCGCGAATCGGTTTTCTGAAAATTTTGCGACAGATGGGTGGTAATATTTCTATTGAAAATGAAAGAATTGTTGGCGGTGAACCATTAGGGGATCTTGTTGTGAAATCTTCTTCATTGAAAACAGATTTCATTTTGAACGGTGAAATTATTCCCAATCTCATCGATGAAATTCCGATTCTTTCCATCGCCGCTGCATTTGCAAGCGGAACTTTCGAAGTACGAGACGCTCACGATCTGAGAAATAAGGAAACTGATCGCATTGCTGCTGTCTGTTTTAACCTTCGTAAAATGGGAATCGATGTGCAGGAGCATCAGGACGGGTTTGCTTTTGATTCAAAAAAGGATTTACTTTCTTCTGAATTTGATAGTTTTGATGATCATAGAATAGCAATGGCCTTTGGAATTGCGAGTCTTGCACTGAAAAAAGAATCAAAGATCATCAATGCAGAATGTGTTTCAATTTCATTCCCGACATTTTGGGAAACGGTTCACTCACTTCAACGATAG
- the nusA gene encoding transcription termination factor NusA, whose translation MNHEIVESFSGLVRDKSIDKDILAGIVEDIFGMMVRKKYGLDAKFDVVVNMDKGDIEIYLERQIVDVVENSAIQIDVAAARKLSGEELEVGEEYVEIIPLAQFGRRLVTTAKQNFTQRIKEIEKELIFSEYSNSVGEIVVGEVYQIRNNDLLIMHNKNELLLPRGEQIPKERFKKGDTVRGVVKEVRKNASNPVVVVSRTDPRFLERLFELEIPEVYDGIIEIKSIAREPGERAKVAVESSDDRIDAVGACVGMKGVRIHAIVRELNNENIDVINFSEDHATFISRALAPAKLKSIELDKENNKAIVTVEESQVSMAIGKGGQNIRLASKLSGYDIQLVKEGSEYDIDLAEFKEELGEDLYNKFVEAGYETAKEVIDADIDDLIEELNVDGEKLNEVVTLIKKEYEEAEVDEDDDEEEAAKTEPEKSAS comes from the coding sequence ATGAATCATGAAATAGTCGAATCATTTTCCGGCTTAGTGCGGGATAAAAGTATTGACAAGGATATTCTTGCGGGAATCGTAGAGGACATCTTTGGAATGATGGTCCGGAAAAAATATGGTCTCGACGCAAAGTTTGACGTTGTTGTGAATATGGACAAAGGGGATATCGAAATCTACCTGGAACGGCAGATCGTTGATGTTGTAGAGAATTCCGCAATACAGATCGACGTAGCAGCAGCCCGTAAACTTTCCGGTGAAGAATTGGAAGTCGGTGAAGAATACGTTGAAATTATTCCGCTCGCACAGTTTGGGCGTCGACTGGTGACTACGGCAAAACAAAACTTCACGCAACGCATCAAAGAAATTGAAAAAGAACTCATTTTCAGCGAGTATTCAAATTCCGTTGGAGAAATTGTTGTCGGCGAAGTCTATCAGATCCGCAATAACGATCTGTTGATTATGCATAATAAGAATGAATTGCTTCTTCCACGCGGTGAACAGATTCCGAAAGAACGGTTCAAAAAGGGAGATACCGTACGAGGCGTGGTGAAGGAAGTGCGAAAAAATGCATCGAATCCAGTCGTTGTGGTTTCACGGACTGACCCACGTTTTTTGGAACGATTATTTGAACTAGAAATTCCTGAAGTATACGATGGTATTATTGAAATTAAGAGCATAGCACGCGAACCGGGTGAACGCGCCAAAGTCGCCGTAGAATCATCGGATGACAGAATTGATGCCGTCGGCGCATGCGTTGGAATGAAAGGTGTTCGAATCCACGCCATCGTTCGTGAATTGAACAACGAAAATATTGATGTGATTAATTTCAGCGAAGATCATGCTACATTTATTTCGCGTGCTCTTGCTCCTGCAAAATTAAAATCCATTGAGTTGGATAAAGAAAACAATAAAGCGATTGTCACGGTAGAAGAATCACAAGTTTCCATGGCGATCGGTAAAGGGGGACAGAATATCCGACTGGCAAGCAAATTGTCCGGTTATGATATTCAGCTTGTAAAAGAAGGTAGTGAATACGATATCGACCTAGCCGAGTTTAAAGAAGAACTTGGAGAAGACTTGTATAACAAGTTTGTTGAGGCAGGCTACGAAACAGCAAAAGAAGTAATCGACGCCGATATTGACGATTTGATTGAAGAACTAAATGTTGACGGTGAAAAACTGAATGAAGTTGTAACATTAATCAAAAAAGAATACGAAGAAGCTGAAGTTGACGAAGATGATGACGAAGAAGAAGCTGCGAAAACAGAACCAGAAAAGTCAGCATCATAA
- the rbfA gene encoding 30S ribosome-binding factor RbfA, with protein MSIRTERVASLIREELGTMLSRAFSGSKEYGFTTVTEARVTPDLRTARVFVSIMGSKEKQEKTMLQIEKHKGHYRSELGARINLKFVPVIEFHHDKSLDNAMHIEALIKQIHKDDKKEE; from the coding sequence ATGTCAATCAGAACAGAACGTGTTGCTTCGCTCATTAGAGAAGAACTTGGCACAATGTTAAGCCGGGCTTTCAGTGGAAGTAAGGAATATGGTTTCACGACTGTTACCGAAGCACGTGTGACTCCAGATCTCCGTACTGCCCGTGTATTTGTCAGCATTATGGGATCAAAGGAGAAGCAGGAAAAGACAATGTTGCAGATAGAGAAGCATAAGGGACATTATCGTTCCGAACTTGGAGCGAGGATCAATCTAAAGTTTGTTCCTGTGATAGAATTTCATCATGATAAGTCTCTTGATAATGCGATGCATATTGAAGCATTGATCAAACAAATCCATAAAGATGATAAGAAGGAAGAGTGA
- the ugpC gene encoding sn-glycerol-3-phosphate ABC transporter ATP-binding protein UgpC produces MANVKLDTIKKEYEGGVVAVKGVSIEVHDKEFVVLVGPSGCGKSTTLRMIAGLEDISSGTITIDGKVVNDVPPKDRDIAMVFQNYALYPHMSVYENMAFGLKLRKFPKEEIDKRVHEAAKILSIEEYLDRKPKALSGGQRQRVAVGRAIVRKPKVFLFDEPLSNLDAKMRVQMRTEISKLHQRLDATMIYVTHDQTEAMTMGDRIVVMKDGYVMQIDTPLNLYNKPTNKFVAGFIGSPAMNFIDGSLQKESGMKFLEKGTTLSVDIPKDKQKLLEPYIGKELWLGIRPEHVSAEKTKSSRITANIEVVEPMGNEIFAYITCGVSQLVARMTPVDIQAGDKKDFTFDMSKAHFFDKTTENVIR; encoded by the coding sequence GTGGCTAACGTAAAACTGGATACCATTAAAAAGGAATATGAAGGCGGCGTCGTAGCAGTCAAGGGCGTTTCCATTGAAGTCCACGATAAAGAATTTGTCGTTCTCGTTGGTCCTTCAGGCTGCGGCAAATCTACCACACTAAGAATGATTGCGGGATTAGAAGATATATCCAGCGGTACAATAACCATCGATGGGAAAGTAGTTAACGATGTTCCGCCGAAAGATAGAGATATCGCTATGGTATTTCAAAACTACGCTCTTTATCCTCACATGAGCGTGTATGAGAATATGGCGTTCGGTTTAAAATTACGCAAATTTCCTAAAGAAGAGATTGATAAACGTGTACATGAAGCGGCGAAAATCCTCAGCATAGAAGAATATCTGGACCGAAAACCAAAAGCGCTTTCAGGTGGTCAACGCCAACGTGTTGCAGTCGGTCGCGCAATTGTTCGTAAGCCGAAAGTGTTCTTATTCGACGAACCACTTTCGAATCTTGACGCGAAGATGCGTGTTCAAATGCGAACGGAGATCTCCAAGCTTCATCAACGGCTCGATGCAACAATGATTTATGTAACACACGATCAAACCGAAGCGATGACGATGGGAGACAGAATTGTTGTGATGAAGGATGGCTACGTGATGCAAATCGATACTCCATTAAACCTCTACAACAAGCCGACGAATAAATTTGTCGCAGGATTTATTGGAAGCCCCGCAATGAATTTTATTGACGGATCTCTCCAAAAAGAAAGCGGCATGAAGTTTTTGGAAAAGGGAACAACACTCTCTGTCGACATTCCAAAAGATAAGCAGAAGCTTCTTGAACCATACATTGGAAAAGAATTATGGTTAGGTATCCGTCCTGAACACGTTTCTGCAGAAAAAACGAAGTCTTCACGGATCACAGCAAATATTGAAGTGGTAGAACCGATGGGAAATGAGATCTTCGCATATATTACCTGCGGTGTCTCTCAACTGGTTGCCAGAATGACTCCCGTCGATATTCAGGCAGGGGATAAAAAGGACTTTACGTTTGATATGAGTAAGGCGCATTTCTTTGATAAAACAACGGAAAATGTCATTCGATAA
- the infB gene encoding translation initiation factor IF-2, whose translation MSEAVKKVKVKDVAKDLNISFNDVVAFLNKKGHKQVKNLMSSVDDDMMRELNAHFKKEKDSAERHQRKIAELKETRRRTAETKTKEEEAEEKTTVEDEPVNEEQPLQIPAPEEKKTEEFVVVKTLQPQEPPVDEAKAEEERSNSPLETLRANRGSQMKGLTVKGKMELVKPKPARNIERPGKPIIPTKLSAAAEAEEQKKKKKKKKKVASGAETKAPETESDADSKAKKKKKGKLRPYEINQAQVDDTIKRTLAELDDGETVISSRAAHRKKRKKEREEEQALQDEAKALEANKIRVTEFVSVGEMANLMKVSASDVIAKCIGLGIMVSINQRLDKDTIILLADEYGKLVEFESEFTIDVLEDTPDAIENLKSRAPVVTIMGHVDHGKTSMLDYIRNANVVAGESGGITQHIGAYEVELPNGKHIAFLDTPGHEAFTAMRARGAQVTDIVVLVVAAEDNVMPQTIEAINHAKAANVPIIIAINKIDKPEANPDRIRQQLSDRGVLVEEWGGKYQSVEVSAKSGKNMNLLLEKILLEAEVLDLKANPDRMARGAVVESQVDKGKGTIGTVLVQKGTLRIGDPFISGIYSGKVKAMFDERGNKVEIAPPSTPVQILGFDGIPAAGDQFIVVESDRISREISLKRQQLKREQDFRQVRMITLDDISQQIQAGHQVRELSIVVKGDVDGSVEALADSLMKLSTEEVKIRVIHKGVGAISESDIVLAAASRAVIVGFHVRPNLNARRLAETEKVDIRLYSIIYDAINEIKNALEGLLAPTVTEEIVATVEVRDTFKVPKIGLIAGCFVLDGKITRNSKVRLVRDSVSVFTGGLVSLKRFKDDVKEVEKGFECGLGLENFNDVKVGDIIEAYKLVETKRKLI comes from the coding sequence ATGTCCGAAGCAGTAAAAAAAGTTAAAGTAAAAGACGTCGCTAAAGATCTCAACATCAGCTTCAACGATGTCGTCGCCTTTTTGAACAAAAAAGGGCACAAACAAGTAAAGAACCTGATGTCGTCTGTTGATGATGACATGATGAGAGAGCTCAACGCTCACTTTAAAAAAGAAAAAGACAGCGCTGAACGTCATCAACGCAAGATTGCGGAATTGAAAGAAACCCGCCGTCGTACGGCTGAGACCAAGACGAAGGAAGAAGAAGCGGAAGAAAAAACAACGGTTGAAGATGAACCAGTTAACGAAGAACAACCATTACAGATTCCTGCTCCTGAAGAGAAAAAGACAGAAGAATTTGTTGTTGTAAAAACCCTTCAACCACAAGAACCACCGGTTGACGAAGCAAAAGCAGAGGAAGAACGGTCAAATTCTCCTTTGGAAACACTTCGAGCAAATCGTGGCTCTCAAATGAAGGGGTTAACAGTCAAAGGGAAAATGGAACTGGTGAAACCGAAACCGGCACGAAACATTGAACGGCCAGGAAAACCAATTATCCCAACGAAACTATCAGCAGCAGCTGAAGCGGAAGAACAAAAGAAGAAAAAGAAGAAAAAGAAGAAAGTAGCGAGCGGAGCCGAAACAAAAGCTCCTGAAACGGAAAGTGATGCTGATTCAAAAGCGAAGAAAAAGAAAAAAGGAAAACTTCGTCCATACGAAATTAATCAAGCTCAGGTAGACGATACCATTAAACGCACGTTGGCCGAATTGGACGACGGAGAGACGGTTATCAGCAGTCGTGCTGCCCATAGAAAAAAACGAAAGAAAGAACGGGAAGAAGAGCAAGCATTACAAGACGAAGCAAAAGCGCTCGAAGCAAATAAAATTCGCGTAACAGAATTTGTTTCTGTTGGCGAGATGGCAAATTTAATGAAAGTCAGTGCTTCCGATGTTATTGCAAAATGTATCGGTCTTGGCATTATGGTATCTATCAATCAACGATTGGATAAAGATACGATCATTTTATTGGCGGATGAGTACGGAAAATTGGTAGAATTTGAATCTGAATTCACTATCGATGTTCTTGAAGATACACCGGATGCCATAGAAAATTTAAAATCCCGTGCACCGGTGGTTACAATTATGGGTCACGTTGACCATGGTAAGACTTCTATGCTGGATTATATTCGTAACGCGAATGTCGTTGCTGGTGAATCAGGCGGCATCACACAGCATATTGGAGCCTATGAAGTAGAACTGCCAAATGGAAAACATATTGCATTCCTCGATACACCGGGTCACGAAGCGTTTACTGCTATGCGTGCTCGCGGTGCACAGGTGACGGATATTGTTGTGCTGGTTGTTGCAGCAGAAGATAATGTCATGCCGCAAACAATTGAAGCAATCAACCACGCTAAAGCAGCAAATGTTCCGATCATCATCGCAATCAATAAAATCGATAAGCCGGAAGCCAATCCGGATAGAATCCGTCAGCAGCTTTCCGATCGCGGTGTTTTGGTGGAAGAGTGGGGCGGCAAGTATCAGTCAGTAGAAGTCTCTGCTAAATCCGGAAAGAACATGAATTTGTTGTTGGAAAAAATTCTGTTGGAGGCAGAAGTTCTTGATCTGAAAGCAAATCCAGATCGAATGGCTCGAGGAGCTGTGGTGGAATCACAGGTGGACAAAGGAAAAGGTACAATCGGTACTGTGTTGGTTCAGAAAGGAACGTTGCGAATCGGTGATCCATTCATTAGCGGAATTTACAGCGGTAAAGTAAAAGCGATGTTTGATGAACGCGGAAATAAAGTAGAAATAGCTCCGCCGTCAACGCCGGTGCAGATTCTTGGATTTGATGGAATACCTGCCGCAGGAGATCAATTTATTGTTGTTGAATCGGATCGTATCTCTCGTGAAATCAGTTTGAAACGACAGCAGTTAAAACGTGAACAAGATTTCCGTCAAGTGAGGATGATTACTCTGGACGATATCTCGCAGCAGATTCAAGCAGGTCATCAGGTTCGCGAATTGTCCATCGTCGTAAAAGGTGACGTTGACGGATCGGTAGAAGCACTTGCTGATTCGTTGATGAAGTTATCGACAGAAGAAGTAAAGATCAGAGTTATCCATAAAGGCGTCGGCGCAATTTCCGAATCCGATATTGTTCTTGCGGCGGCTTCACGCGCGGTCATCGTCGGATTCCATGTTCGTCCGAACTTAAATGCACGCCGTCTTGCCGAAACAGAAAAAGTGGACATTCGTCTCTATAGCATTATCTATGACGCAATTAATGAAATTAAAAATGCACTTGAAGGATTATTGGCACCGACTGTAACGGAAGAAATTGTTGCAACAGTTGAAGTCCGTGACACATTCAAAGTTCCGAAAATCGGACTTATTGCTGGATGTTTTGTTCTTGATGGAAAAATCACACGTAATAGCAAGGTTCGATTGGTAAGAGACAGTGTTTCTGTCTTTACGGGAGGACTGGTATCATTAAAACGGTTTAAAGACGATGTGAAAGAAGTTGAGAAGGGTTTTGAATGCGGTTTAGGTTTAGAAAACTTTAATGATGTGAAGGTTGGAGATATTATTGAAGCATATAAATTGGTAGAAACGAAACGGAAGTTGATCTAA
- a CDS encoding bifunctional riboflavin kinase/FAD synthetase yields the protein MKILRSLEEVKFDKNSVATIGMFDGVHRAHQSIVQKVVEKAKRINGRSVVVMFEPHPKEVVTHGKKIIDLLSTVNEKLQRIEKLGVDEVFIIPFTFEFSRLSFQEFYSKYIINGIGVTEVIEGFNHQFGRDREGGMNQVVELGRAHNFSVEAVAMMKESDVVISSSTVRDALLTGNVSLANRMLGYEYQFSGTVVRGFGRGKQLGYPTANIKLDNPKKLAPQVGIYAVKIEVEGLWYGGMMSIGHNPTFGDAQAQTIEVNIFHFDKDIYDETVTVACIERTRNEKKFDSVDALIKEIDNDKITITKILEQYKHISS from the coding sequence ATGAAGATTCTCCGCTCGCTTGAAGAAGTAAAGTTTGATAAGAACTCGGTAGCAACAATTGGTATGTTCGACGGGGTTCACCGTGCTCACCAATCAATTGTTCAAAAGGTAGTGGAGAAGGCGAAAAGAATCAACGGTAGAAGTGTAGTAGTGATGTTTGAACCGCATCCAAAAGAAGTTGTAACGCACGGAAAGAAAATTATCGATCTACTTTCTACTGTAAATGAAAAGCTTCAACGCATTGAAAAATTAGGAGTTGATGAAGTATTTATCATCCCATTTACATTTGAGTTTTCCCGATTATCATTTCAAGAATTTTATTCAAAATACATTATTAACGGTATCGGTGTTACCGAAGTTATCGAAGGATTCAATCATCAATTTGGCAGGGACAGAGAAGGGGGAATGAACCAAGTTGTTGAACTTGGAAGAGCCCATAATTTCTCTGTTGAAGCAGTGGCTATGATGAAAGAAAGCGATGTTGTCATCAGCAGTTCTACCGTAAGAGATGCATTGTTAACAGGAAATGTTTCACTTGCCAATAGAATGCTCGGATATGAGTATCAGTTCAGCGGAACGGTGGTGAGAGGTTTTGGTCGAGGTAAACAACTTGGATATCCAACAGCAAACATTAAGCTGGATAATCCTAAAAAACTTGCACCACAAGTCGGGATTTATGCGGTAAAGATCGAAGTAGAAGGCCTATGGTACGGCGGCATGATGAGTATTGGGCATAATCCGACATTCGGGGATGCACAAGCGCAGACCATTGAAGTAAACATCTTTCATTTTGATAAAGATATTTATGACGAAACAGTAACAGTCGCATGCATAGAACGAACTCGGAACGAAAAGAAATTCGATTCCGTCGATGCACTGATCAAAGAAATCGATAACGATAAAATAACAATCACGAAAATTTTAGAACAATATAAACACATATCTTCATAA